Below is a window of Banduia mediterranea DNA.
CAGGCGCGATCGTTGCACCGGAGGGGGGCGCCAGCAAGGACTCCATCGACGCGATCATGTGCGTGCCTGCACGATCCACCACCGCCAGGTACAGGCCTTCCTCCGATCCGAAGTAGGCGTACAGCATCGGCTTGGTCCCGCCCACCGTGTCGGCGATGCGCGTCATCGACGCCTTGTAGCCCCGCTCTCGGAAAAGCCGCGCCGCCTGTTCCAGCATCTGCTGCTCGCGATCGGCGCGCGCCACCCGTTCGCGCGGCGCCGAACGACGACTCTTGCTGCGCTTGTCCGACGATGGCTGCGGCATTTTGACGGCCATTCCTGCGGCGTTTCCCTGCATCAGGGAAAGTCTGGTCTCCCTGTCGAGGGCCTAATTTAGCCTTTGGTGAACAATGATATCCAGAGGAAATTTCCTACAATTCAGGAATGTGCCGGATGTTGCGTTGCGGCACGCGGGTGTGCTTTATCACTATTCGGTAACTTACTCATCGGTAATAACTTTCGCATGAAGCGAGAGCTCGGCTCGCGTTCGTGGCCGATCATGCCCTCAGAAGTGCATCGTTTATGGACATTCTTCTCTGAATCGCGGTCTCTGCGATCGTCTGGATTCTGGTCTAGCGCGGCACGAAGCGGTTGACATTCAGCGCCATGCTCGCAGCGCTTGCGCCGATGCTGAGCTGACTGAGGACTTTGCGCCGGAAGAACTGTCCGGCGATTATGAGACCCTGGCGCAATGGCGGCGCCCTGAGCGTCCCAAACTCAAGGCCGTCGGCTGAGACCGACGCCCCGCAGCCTCACCCTGACAAGGAAAAATCCATGAGCGAGCTACAGGATCGATTCAAGGCCGCCGTCGAGAAGGTGCGTACCGCGCCGGCAGACGGCCCGTTCAAGCCTTCCAATGATCTCAAGCTGAAGATGTACGGCCTGTTCCGCCAGGCCAGCGACGGTGATGTGTCCGGCAAGCGCCCCGGCATGCTCGACATGATCAATCGCATGAAGTACGACGCCTGGGCCAAGCTCAAGGGTTTGTCCAAGGAAGACGCGATGAAGCAGTACATCACCGAAGTCGAATCAGTCGAGAAGAAGGTCGGATAACGTCA
It encodes the following:
- a CDS encoding acyl-CoA-binding protein; the encoded protein is MSELQDRFKAAVEKVRTAPADGPFKPSNDLKLKMYGLFRQASDGDVSGKRPGMLDMINRMKYDAWAKLKGLSKEDAMKQYITEVESVEKKVG